In Pelosinus sp. UFO1, one genomic interval encodes:
- a CDS encoding glycosyltransferase family 2 protein has protein sequence MKFISIVVPVYNEEENIEFFYQEVCKHMEPLPYKFELLFVDDGSSDATPLLLEKISQQDSRVRGLIMARNYGHQLALTCGLDHADGDGVITMDGDMQHPPEMLPVLLAKWEEGFEVVQTIRISTEGVSWFKSVTSGLFYKLINAMSKVHIQEGGSDFRLLDKAVVQSFRRYKERARFIRGMIGAIGYRQALVEFVAPKRFAGTSKFSLRKMMHFALDGITAYSKLPLRFAFFMGLLFALISFAVTMHVVYIKLFTLEAVPGWATISASILFLGGLQLLGLGIIGEYVGRIFEEVKQRPLYLLRVELKQQQKE, from the coding sequence ATGAAATTCATCTCGATTGTTGTACCTGTATATAATGAAGAAGAGAATATTGAATTTTTTTACCAGGAAGTTTGTAAACATATGGAGCCATTACCTTATAAGTTTGAATTACTTTTTGTCGATGATGGTTCAAGTGATGCGACACCCCTGCTATTAGAGAAAATATCGCAGCAAGACAGCAGGGTTAGAGGATTGATTATGGCGCGAAATTATGGACATCAATTAGCTTTGACTTGTGGTCTTGATCATGCTGATGGCGATGGTGTTATTACAATGGATGGAGATATGCAACATCCACCTGAAATGTTGCCAGTTCTTTTGGCAAAATGGGAAGAGGGATTTGAGGTAGTTCAAACGATAAGAATTAGTACCGAAGGAGTTTCCTGGTTTAAGTCTGTTACTTCTGGTCTATTTTATAAGCTAATTAATGCTATGTCTAAAGTGCATATTCAAGAAGGTGGTTCGGATTTTCGTTTATTGGATAAAGCTGTTGTACAAAGTTTTCGTCGTTACAAAGAAAGGGCACGCTTTATTCGAGGTATGATCGGGGCAATCGGTTATCGGCAAGCATTGGTAGAGTTCGTTGCTCCGAAACGTTTTGCTGGTACATCTAAGTTTTCTTTACGGAAAATGATGCATTTTGCTCTTGATGGAATTACTGCTTATTCTAAATTACCTTTACGCTTTGCCTTTTTTATGGGATTGTTATTTGCGTTGATTAGCTTTGCTGTGACAATGCATGTTGTATATATTAAGTTGTTTACTCTAGAGGCAGTACCAGGGTGGGCGACGATTTCTGCAAGTATCTTATTTTTAGGTGGATTACAATTGTTAGGGCTAGGTATTATTGGAGAATATGTAGGGCGCATATTTGAAGAAGTAAAGCAACGTCCCTTGTATTTGTTGCGTGTAGAATTAAAGCAACAGCAAAAAGAATAA
- the aroH gene encoding chorismate mutase — protein sequence MRGIRGATTVEKNESTEIISNVIELLSALVEANKIDIEDIGAVIFSSTPDVNSAFPAIAARNLGWTEVPLFGTQEIDSPNGVAHCIRVLILLNTDLPQKAIRHLYLRGAVVLRQDINKEK from the coding sequence GTGCGTGGTATCCGAGGTGCCACTACGGTGGAGAAAAATGAGTCAACTGAGATTATTAGCAACGTAATAGAGCTTCTATCAGCTCTGGTTGAGGCAAATAAAATCGACATAGAAGATATTGGGGCTGTAATTTTCAGCTCGACTCCAGATGTTAATTCGGCGTTTCCGGCTATTGCAGCAAGGAATTTAGGATGGACAGAGGTACCATTATTCGGTACGCAGGAAATTGACAGCCCAAATGGGGTAGCGCACTGTATTCGTGTACTTATATTGTTAAATACTGATTTGCCACAAAAAGCGATTAGGCATTTATATTTAAGAGGCGCAGTAGTATTGCGGCAAGATATTAATAAAGAAAAATAG
- a CDS encoding DUF1540 domain-containing protein, which yields MLSGVKCTVSNCKYWRNGEHCDASAIEVNVDGGGKAANQSEQTNCKTFYQK from the coding sequence ATGCTATCAGGCGTAAAATGTACTGTATCGAATTGTAAATATTGGAGAAATGGTGAACACTGTGATGCTTCTGCAATTGAGGTCAATGTAGATGGTGGTGGTAAAGCCGCTAATCAAAGTGAACAAACAAACTGTAAAACTTTTTATCAAAAGTAA
- a CDS encoding hydrogenase expression/formation C-terminal domain-containing protein, translating into MNEAVLSQKSKAVLFEINGALKRFTLTGETWSVFINKMSLTDDERQEIRDFLGLGSITIHLSDTAEPAEWMESGIAGIWYGVFYDQTKNPILETIEIGNYPQVASAQIEDINMGLQKLTQKLA; encoded by the coding sequence ATGAATGAAGCAGTATTATCGCAAAAGAGTAAAGCAGTCTTGTTTGAGATAAACGGGGCATTAAAACGCTTTACCTTGACTGGTGAAACATGGAGTGTCTTTATTAATAAGATGTCTCTTACTGATGATGAGCGTCAAGAAATTCGAGATTTTCTCGGTCTCGGGAGTATTACCATCCACTTGTCTGATACTGCTGAACCAGCGGAGTGGATGGAAAGTGGTATAGCAGGAATATGGTACGGTGTATTTTATGATCAGACAAAAAACCCTATACTTGAGACGATCGAAATCGGCAATTATCCTCAAGTAGCTTCTGCACAAATTGAAGATATAAATATGGGGTTGCAAAAATTAACACAAAAATTAGCGTAA
- a CDS encoding HyaD/HybD family hydrogenase maturation endopeptidase, which yields MKQITVLGVGNILMQDEGFGVRVVEHLLSHYSFPPNVQVLDGGTLGMELLRFLVGTDNLILIDAVSGQLPPGSFYRFQNDEVKAYFKEKVSMHELGIQDVLAIMEVLEKPAKEIMIMGVQPFAIDIGLELTPIVAETMDNVVKEILQVLKDWQVEVGKIHE from the coding sequence ATGAAGCAAATCACGGTTTTAGGGGTAGGAAACATTTTGATGCAGGATGAAGGATTTGGTGTAAGAGTAGTGGAACATTTGCTTAGCCACTACTCCTTTCCTCCCAATGTACAGGTATTAGATGGCGGTACGCTAGGCATGGAGTTGTTACGTTTTTTAGTTGGAACAGATAATTTAATTTTAATTGATGCTGTGTCAGGGCAATTACCACCCGGATCTTTTTATCGGTTTCAAAATGACGAAGTTAAGGCATACTTTAAAGAAAAAGTATCGATGCATGAACTTGGCATTCAAGATGTACTCGCGATAATGGAAGTATTAGAAAAACCTGCTAAGGAAATCATGATAATGGGAGTACAACCATTCGCGATTGATATTGGTTTGGAATTAACACCTATAGTAGCAGAAACAATGGATAATGTAGTAAAAGAGATATTACAAGTATTGAAAGATTGGCAGGTAGAGGTTGGGAAAATTCATGAATGA
- the cybH gene encoding Ni/Fe-hydrogenase, b-type cytochrome subunit, producing the protein MKTRVVTVYYVFTIWTRIFHWIMAGAILVLFVTGLYIGNPFYIGSQGVEPTFAISNWASMSTIRFIHFSAAYILMASFILRIYGFIIHKGDRMLPKPWTKLFWTGMLDMGLHYGFMRSAHRPYLRNSMARSGYGGVYGMIFLEAFTGFAMYAQVNPNSGLAKLFGPINHLLIDEYTVHLIHHYVAWMIVLFVIIHVYMATRADMSEKYGEISAMFSGVKFYDKEPDDIGDLKE; encoded by the coding sequence ATGAAGACTCGTGTAGTAACTGTTTATTATGTATTTACAATATGGACGAGAATTTTTCATTGGATAATGGCGGGGGCTATTTTAGTTCTGTTTGTTACGGGTCTATATATTGGTAATCCTTTTTATATTGGTAGCCAAGGTGTAGAACCAACGTTTGCTATTAGTAACTGGGCATCGATGTCTACAATTAGGTTCATTCATTTTTCTGCGGCGTACATATTAATGGCATCCTTTATTTTACGGATTTATGGATTTATCATACATAAAGGTGATCGTATGCTCCCGAAACCCTGGACGAAACTATTTTGGACAGGAATGCTTGATATGGGCCTGCATTATGGCTTTATGCGTTCTGCTCATAGACCATACCTAAGAAATTCAATGGCCAGGTCAGGATATGGTGGCGTGTATGGTATGATTTTTTTAGAAGCCTTTACAGGATTTGCTATGTATGCACAAGTTAATCCCAATAGCGGACTTGCTAAGTTGTTTGGACCTATCAACCATTTATTAATTGATGAATATACTGTGCATCTAATTCATCATTACGTAGCGTGGATGATTGTTTTATTTGTCATTATCCATGTATATATGGCGACAAGGGCTGACATGAGTGAAAAATATGGTGAGATTTCTGCAATGTTTTCAGGAGTTAAGTTTTATGATAAAGAACCGGATGATATAGGAGATCTAAAAGAATGA
- a CDS encoding nickel-dependent hydrogenase large subunit, protein MKRVVVDPVNRIEGHLRLEVTVDETTGKVQDALSSGTAWRGIELILKGRDPRDAWLFAQRICGVCTTVHALGCLRAVEDALGIQIPKNANYIRNIIATTQMVHDHIVHFYHLHALDWISPVAALKADPAATAALQNTVLEKYDLGLKGPVEFDTSAYPKEFPKATTAYFKSIQDKVKKIVDSGQLGIFSAQWWDHPDYDVVPPEVHLMAVSHYLNMLDKQREIVISHVVFGGKNPHPHYVVGGMPCSISMNDMNAPINTERLAAVDTSINLAISLASSFYVPDVLAIGELYVKKGYVDGGGLAKERVLGFGDYPEETYSGTSNGDFHKNLLLRSDGVVEQFSQGVDKAVFHTFEAKDLVDPEVLTEGVEHSWYNYPEKDMDLHPWSGVTKPEYTAPKEGTKTDWKYLDENGKYSWIKTPKWKGKMAEVGPLSRYIIVYTKVKQGIIKEPTWVEKMMVDQIDGVSKVLNIAPEKWMLSTVGRTAVRGLEAQVMAYLSKYYFDKLVNNIKAGDTSVANMEKWEPTMWPKEAKGVGLHEAPRGGLSHWVVIKDGKIANYQAVVPSTWNACPRDSKSGYGPYEATMMDTKVKIADKPLEILKAIHAFDPCLACATHLYDTSGRQLAVVHSDPYLKA, encoded by the coding sequence GTGAAACGTGTTGTTGTTGATCCTGTAAATCGTATTGAAGGGCATTTACGATTAGAAGTTACGGTTGATGAAACTACTGGTAAGGTACAAGATGCATTATCTAGTGGCACAGCATGGCGTGGTATTGAACTAATTTTAAAAGGTCGTGATCCTCGAGATGCATGGCTTTTTGCGCAAAGAATTTGTGGCGTTTGCACTACTGTTCACGCATTAGGTTGCTTGCGGGCAGTAGAAGATGCATTAGGGATCCAAATTCCTAAAAATGCGAACTATATCCGAAACATTATTGCAACGACACAAATGGTACATGATCATATTGTACATTTTTATCATTTACATGCCTTGGATTGGATTAGTCCTGTTGCTGCTCTTAAAGCAGATCCAGCAGCTACCGCAGCTTTACAAAATACAGTGTTAGAAAAATATGATTTAGGCCTAAAAGGTCCAGTTGAATTTGACACTAGTGCATATCCTAAAGAATTCCCTAAAGCTACCACTGCTTATTTTAAGAGTATACAAGATAAAGTGAAAAAAATTGTGGATAGTGGTCAATTAGGGATCTTCTCTGCTCAGTGGTGGGATCACCCTGATTATGATGTAGTACCACCAGAGGTACATTTAATGGCAGTATCCCATTATTTAAATATGCTTGATAAACAACGTGAAATTGTTATTTCCCATGTCGTCTTTGGTGGAAAAAATCCTCATCCTCATTATGTGGTTGGTGGTATGCCTTGCTCTATTTCGATGAATGACATGAATGCACCGATTAATACAGAACGTTTGGCAGCTGTGGATACGTCAATCAATCTGGCAATCAGTCTTGCTAGTTCCTTTTACGTGCCCGATGTACTAGCAATTGGAGAGTTATACGTTAAAAAGGGTTATGTTGACGGCGGTGGCTTAGCTAAAGAGAGGGTACTTGGTTTTGGAGACTATCCAGAGGAGACCTATTCTGGAACTTCAAATGGTGATTTTCATAAGAATTTATTGCTGCGCTCTGATGGCGTTGTAGAACAGTTTTCTCAAGGTGTTGATAAAGCCGTATTTCATACTTTTGAAGCTAAAGACTTAGTGGATCCAGAAGTATTAACGGAAGGTGTTGAACACTCCTGGTACAATTATCCTGAAAAGGATATGGATTTGCACCCGTGGAGTGGTGTGACTAAACCCGAGTACACTGCACCAAAAGAGGGAACGAAAACTGATTGGAAATACCTTGATGAGAATGGCAAATATTCGTGGATTAAGACCCCAAAATGGAAAGGCAAGATGGCCGAAGTAGGACCTCTTTCGCGTTATATTATAGTATACACGAAAGTAAAGCAGGGAATCATTAAAGAGCCGACTTGGGTTGAAAAAATGATGGTTGATCAAATAGATGGAGTCTCAAAAGTGTTAAACATAGCACCAGAAAAGTGGATGTTATCAACTGTTGGTCGTACGGCAGTACGAGGGCTAGAAGCGCAAGTCATGGCATATCTCAGCAAGTATTACTTTGATAAACTAGTAAATAATATTAAAGCTGGCGATACTTCTGTTGCAAATATGGAAAAATGGGAACCTACGATGTGGCCTAAGGAAGCAAAGGGTGTAGGTCTTCATGAAGCACCTCGTGGTGGTCTTAGCCATTGGGTAGTTATTAAAGATGGTAAAATCGCTAATTATCAGGCAGTTGTACCATCTACGTGGAATGCTTGTCCACGGGATAGTAAGTCTGGTTATGGACCTTATGAAGCTACTATGATGGATACTAAAGTAAAGATTGCTGATAAGCCTCTTGAAATTTTAAAAGCAATACATGCTTTTGATCCTTGTTTAGCTTGTGCTACTCATTTGTATGATACTTCAGGTCGTCAATTGGCAGTTGTACATAGTGATCCTTATTTGAAGGCCTAG